In one Mus caroli chromosome 14, CAROLI_EIJ_v1.1, whole genome shotgun sequence genomic region, the following are encoded:
- the Znf503 gene encoding zinc finger protein 503, producing MSTAPSLSALRSSKHSGGGGGGGSGGGSADPAWTSALSGNCSGHGPGSSPAGSTKPFVHAVPPSDPLRQANRLPIKVLKMLTARTGHILHPEYLQPLPSTPVSPIELDAKKSPLALLAQTCSQIGKPDPSPSSKLSSVASNGGGAGGAGNGAGGDKDAKSGPLKLSDIGVEDKSSFKPYSKPGSDKKEPGGGGGGGGGGGGGGGVAAEKSGFRVPSATCQPFTPRTGSPSSSASACSPGGMLPSAGGGPEGKDDKKDPEAGGGGSSKSSGGASADGVPAGLGHGRISCGGGINVDVNQHSEGGPGGKALGSDCGGSSSSSSGSGPSAPTSSSVLGSGLVAPVSPYKPGQTVFPLPPAGMTYPGSLAGAYAGYPPQFLPHGVALDPTKPGSLVGAQLAAAAAGSLGCSKPAGSSPLAGASPPSVMTASLCRDPYCLSYHCASHLAGAAAASASCAHDPAAAAAALKSGYPLVYPTHPLHGVHSSLTAAAAAGATPPSLAGHPLYPYGFMLPNDPLPHICNWVSANGPCDKRFATSEELLSHLRTHTAFPGTDKLLSGYPSSSSLASAAAAAMACHMHIPTSGAPGSPGTLALRSPHHALGLSSRYHPYSKSPLPTPGAPVPVPAATGPYYSPYALYGQRLTTASALGYQ from the exons ATGAGCACAGCGCCCTCGCTTTCTGCCCTAAGAAGCAGTAAGcacagcggcggcggcggcggcggcggcagcggcggtgGCAGCGCGGACCCTGCCTGGACCAGCGCGCTTTCTGGAAATTGCTCCGGCCACGGCCCAGGCTCCTCCCCGGCCGGCAGCACCAAGCCTTTTGTGCACGCTGTGCCCCCCTCTGACCCCCTGCGCCAGGCTAACCGCCTGCCCATCAAGGTGCTGAAGATGCTGACGGCACGGACTGGCCACATTTTGCACCCAGAGTATTTGCAGCCCCTGCCTTCCACGCCCGTCAGCCCCATCGAG CTGGACGCCAAGAAGAGCCCACTGGCGCTGCTGGCTCAAACATGTTCGCAAATAGGGAAGCCGGACCCTTCGCCCTCTTCCAAACTCTCCTCGGTCGCCTCCAACGGCGGCGGCGCGGGTGGTGCAGGCAACGGGGCCGGGGGCGACAAGGACGCCAAGTCGGGCCCCTTGAAGCTGAGCGACATCGGCGTGGAGGACAAGTCGAGTTTCAAGCCTTACTCCAAACCCGGTTCAGATAAGAAGGAGCCGGGAggcggcggcggaggcggcggcggcgggggcggcgGCGGGGGTGTTGCTGCGGAGAAGTCAGGATTCCGGGTACCGAGCGCCACCTGCCAGCCATTTACGCCCAGGACAGGCAGTCCCAGCTCCAGCGCCTCGGCCTGTTCGCCGGGAGGCATGCTGCCCTCCGCCGGGGGCGGCCCAGAGGGCAAGGACGACAAGAAAGATCCGGAAGCTGGCGGCGGTGGCAGCAGCAAAAGCTCCGGGGGCGCCTCGGCGGACGGGGTACCCGCCGGGCTGGGGCACGGCCGGATTAGCTGCGGCGGCGGAATTAACGTGGACGTGAACCAGCACTCGGAAGGGGGTCCAGGAGGCAAGGCTCTAGGCTCGGACTGTGGCGGCTCTTCCAGCTCAAGCTCGGGTTCCGGCCCCAGCGCGCCCACCTCGTCGTCCGTGTTGGGCTCCGGTCTGGTGGCCCCGGTATCTCCCTACAAACCGGGCCAGACAGTGTTCCCTCTACCCCCTGCGGGCATGACCTACCCAGGCAGCCTGGCTGGGGCCTACGCTGGCTACCCGCCCCAGTTCCTGCCACACGGTGTGGCGCTCGACCCCACTAAGCCTGGCAGCCTGGTAGGGGCTCAGCTGGCAGCGGCCGCAGCCGGCTCTCTTGGCTGCAGTAAGCCAGCGGGTTCGAGTCCTCTGGCCGGGGCGTCGCCTCCATCAGTGATGACAGCTAGTTTGTGCCGGGACCCATACTGCCTCAGCTACCACTGCGCCAGCCACTTGGCGGGGGCTGCAGCCGCCAGCGCCTCGTGCGCTCATGATCCGGCCGCTGCAGCAGCAGCGCTCAAATCGGGATACCCGCTAGTATACCCCACGCACCCACTGCACGGCGTGCACTCCTCGCTGACGGCTGCGGCCGCTGCGGGCGCCACACCACCCTCCCTAGCCGGCCACCCCCTCTACCCCTACGGTTTCATGCTCCCTAACGACCCGCTCCCCCACATCTGCAACTGGGTGTCTGCTAATGGGCCGTGCGACAAGCGCTTCGCCACTTCCGAAGAGCTGCTGAGCCACTTGCGGACCCATACGGCCTTCCCAGGGACAGACAAACTGCTGTCGGGCTACCCCAGTTCTTCGTCTCTCGCCAGCGCCGCCGCAGCAGCCATGGCTTGTCACATGCACATCCCCACGTCGGGCGCACCGGGCAGCCCAGGGACTCTGGCGCTGCGCAGCCCCCACCACGCACTGGGACTCAGCAGCCGCTACCACCCGTATTCCAAG